From one Gammaproteobacteria bacterium genomic stretch:
- a CDS encoding potassium transporter Kup — MSSWSNKNVNNNSEGHRSSTAALTLLALGVVYGDIGTSPLYAIKETFNPVHGIPLNTVTILGGLSTIFWSLMIVVTLKYVTLVMRADNNGEGGIMALFALASSAAKNKSPGWTRPLLLLGLIGASLFYGDAVLTPAISVVSAVEGIEVGTAALKPYVVPLSVIVLVTLFMFQRHGTAAVGTLFGPICVLWFLAIGSVGIYNIGQNPVVLEAINPVHALRFATGHGFASFVVLGAVLLAFTGAEALYADMGHFGKRAVRIAWFGLVLPALVLNYFGQGALLIRDPSAVVNPFYLAYPSWALFPMIGLATAAAIIASQATISATYSMTKQAIHLGCLPRMNILHTSEKEAGQVYVPAISWTLLAAVIMVVVGFGSSTTIAAAYGVAVVGTMLITTFLTFFVIRYDWGYPLWLCMLATVLFMAWDSVFFSATLLKIFDGGWFPLTLGAVVFVIMLTWRRGREILMTHLKQRSLPLDSFLQTLLANPPSRVPGTAVFLTSAPDAVPHALLHNLVHNKVLHERVVFLTVTVGEVPFVPESERITIQPLGHNCYRIMIRFGFKDTPDVPKALILCAQHKKTPLEFPTLKTSYFLSRETVIASERTEGMALWRERMFATMARNAGSVVEYFNLPTNRVIELGTQVEI; from the coding sequence GTGTCTAGTTGGAGCAATAAAAACGTGAATAACAACTCGGAGGGACACCGCTCGTCGACGGCGGCACTCACGCTACTTGCACTTGGTGTTGTCTACGGGGATATCGGTACCAGTCCGCTGTATGCCATCAAAGAAACTTTCAATCCGGTTCACGGAATACCGCTCAATACCGTAACCATCTTGGGCGGGCTGTCGACTATTTTTTGGTCGTTGATGATCGTCGTCACGCTCAAGTACGTCACGCTGGTCATGCGCGCGGACAACAATGGCGAAGGCGGAATCATGGCGTTGTTCGCGCTCGCTTCGTCGGCCGCCAAAAATAAAAGTCCGGGCTGGACACGACCACTGCTGTTGCTCGGTTTGATCGGCGCGTCATTGTTCTACGGCGACGCCGTTCTCACACCGGCTATCTCGGTCGTATCCGCCGTCGAAGGCATCGAAGTCGGCACCGCTGCACTCAAACCGTATGTCGTACCGCTATCGGTCATCGTGCTCGTGACACTGTTCATGTTTCAGCGCCATGGTACCGCTGCCGTTGGCACACTGTTCGGACCCATCTGCGTATTATGGTTTCTGGCGATCGGATCGGTCGGCATTTACAACATCGGGCAAAACCCGGTCGTACTTGAGGCAATCAATCCGGTACACGCGTTACGCTTCGCCACCGGCCATGGATTCGCTTCGTTCGTCGTCCTCGGTGCGGTGTTGCTGGCGTTCACCGGTGCCGAGGCACTTTATGCCGATATGGGGCATTTCGGCAAAAGGGCAGTGCGCATCGCTTGGTTCGGTCTGGTACTGCCGGCGCTCGTGCTCAACTACTTCGGTCAGGGCGCGCTGCTCATTCGCGATCCGAGTGCGGTCGTCAATCCGTTTTATCTCGCTTACCCGTCATGGGCGCTGTTTCCGATGATTGGGCTCGCCACGGCGGCGGCGATCATCGCCTCGCAGGCGACGATCTCGGCAACCTACTCCATGACTAAACAGGCGATCCATCTGGGTTGTTTGCCGCGCATGAATATCTTGCATACCTCGGAGAAAGAGGCTGGTCAGGTCTACGTGCCGGCAATTAGTTGGACACTGCTGGCAGCGGTAATAATGGTCGTCGTCGGATTTGGCTCGTCGACGACGATTGCCGCGGCCTACGGCGTTGCCGTGGTCGGCACAATGTTGATTACCACATTCCTGACCTTCTTCGTCATCCGTTACGACTGGGGCTATCCGCTGTGGTTATGTATGTTGGCGACCGTGTTGTTCATGGCGTGGGACTCGGTGTTCTTCTCGGCAACGTTGCTCAAAATTTTTGACGGCGGTTGGTTCCCGCTGACCTTGGGCGCTGTGGTGTTCGTTATCATGCTCACCTGGCGGCGCGGCCGCGAGATTCTCATGACTCACCTGAAACAGCGATCGCTACCGCTCGATAGCTTTCTGCAAACACTGCTCGCCAATCCGCCGTCGCGCGTACCCGGCACAGCGGTGTTCCTGACATCGGCACCCGACGCTGTGCCGCACGCGTTGCTGCACAACCTCGTACACAACAAAGTGCTGCATGAACGTGTCGTATTTTTGACCGTCACCGTCGGTGAAGTCCCATTCGTGCCCGAAAGCGAACGCATCACTATCCAACCGCTCGGTCACAACTGTTATCGCATCATGATTCGCTTCGGATTCAAAGATACACCCGATGTGCCGAAGGCGCTCATATTGTGTGCCCAGCACAAAAAAACACCGCTGGAATTTCCGACACTGAAGACATCGTATTTCTTGAGCCGCGAAACCGTCATCGCCAGCGAACGCACCGAAGGGATGGCGCTATGGCGCGAACGAATGTTCGCCACGATGGCGCGCAACGCCGGCAGCGTCGTCGAATATTTCAATCTACCGACGAACCGCGTCATCGAACTTGGCACACAAGTCGAGATTTAA
- the hflD gene encoding high frequency lysogenization protein HflD gives MAHQQERVLALAGIFQAGGLAQQLARDGRAEADAFHASIHSLLLIDAASAAEVYGGVRGVALGLKLLSEKLVGVSSPKDLEMAKYAMATIQLEAALRRRPEVAAAIRAGIGTIESQMAFFDTDDNAIHPRLLDKLAELYTQTLSTVTPRVMVSGEQGYLANPHIAARVRAALFAGVRSAVLWRQYGGRRWQLLLSRTKIAAEAGRLLKTT, from the coding sequence GTGGCTCATCAACAAGAGCGTGTACTTGCCCTTGCCGGCATCTTTCAAGCCGGCGGTCTGGCGCAACAACTCGCCCGTGACGGTCGTGCCGAGGCCGATGCGTTTCATGCCAGCATTCATTCCTTATTACTGATCGACGCCGCCAGCGCCGCCGAAGTTTACGGCGGCGTCCGCGGTGTCGCCCTCGGGCTCAAACTGCTGAGCGAAAAGCTCGTCGGTGTCAGCTCGCCGAAAGATTTAGAGATGGCCAAGTACGCGATGGCGACGATCCAGCTGGAAGCGGCGTTGCGGCGGCGGCCGGAAGTGGCCGCGGCGATTCGCGCCGGCATCGGCACCATCGAATCGCAGATGGCGTTCTTCGACACCGACGACAACGCGATCCATCCACGCTTGCTCGATAAGCTCGCCGAGCTCTACACCCAAACCTTGAGTACGGTCACGCCGCGCGTCATGGTCAGCGGCGAGCAAGGTTACTTAGCCAATCCGCATATCGCCGCCAGGGTGCGCGCGGCGCTGTTCGCCGGTGTGCGCTCGGCGGTCCTTTGGCGGCAATACGGCGGCCGTCGTTGGCAGTTGCTGCTATCGCGCACCAAGATCGCCGCCGAAGCCGGACGGCTGCTGAAAACGACATAG
- a CDS encoding patatin-like phospholipase family protein, whose translation MAGGGARAAYQVGVLKAIAEMLPEGCPNPFPVLCGTSAGAINATALAIYARRFHTGVRRLNYVWRNFEVHRVYRSDAFGILKTGAHWLAAMVLGGLGKRNPTALLDRAPLRALLEQVMPCDEIQKSIDAGELQALSITCSGYGSGQSVTFYQGVDSLAPWKRARRVGAAARITLDHLMASSAIPFVFGAVPINREYFGDGSMRQEAPVSPALHLGADRVLVIGVRHNAPAPERTEAEYPSLAQVAGHVLNSIFIDALEVDLERMQRINKTISFIPESQRKESGVLLRHVDVLVVSPSEDPERIAARFAKFLPRPVRFLFRGLGAYNRGGSNLISYLLFEKPYCQALIGLGYADAMVRRKEILEFLGVEAQ comes from the coding sequence ATGGCCGGCGGCGGCGCGCGAGCCGCCTACCAAGTCGGTGTGCTCAAGGCGATCGCCGAGATGCTGCCCGAAGGTTGTCCCAATCCATTCCCGGTTCTCTGCGGCACCTCCGCCGGCGCCATCAACGCCACCGCGCTGGCGATCTACGCCCGCCGCTTTCATACCGGCGTGCGCCGCTTGAATTACGTTTGGCGCAACTTCGAAGTTCATCGGGTTTACCGCTCCGATGCCTTCGGCATTCTCAAGACCGGCGCCCATTGGCTGGCGGCGATGGTACTCGGCGGTTTGGGCAAACGTAATCCGACCGCGTTGCTCGACCGCGCACCGTTGCGGGCGTTGCTCGAGCAGGTAATGCCATGCGACGAAATTCAGAAATCGATCGATGCCGGTGAGTTGCAAGCCTTGAGCATCACCTGTTCCGGTTATGGGTCTGGCCAATCGGTGACGTTCTACCAAGGCGTCGACTCGCTGGCACCCTGGAAACGCGCGCGCCGCGTCGGTGCCGCCGCGCGCATCACGCTCGATCATTTAATGGCGTCGTCGGCGATCCCATTCGTATTCGGCGCGGTGCCGATCAATCGTGAATACTTCGGCGACGGCTCGATGCGGCAAGAAGCGCCGGTCAGCCCGGCGTTACATCTCGGTGCCGACCGCGTGCTTGTCATCGGCGTGCGTCACAATGCGCCGGCGCCGGAGCGAACGGAGGCCGAGTATCCGTCGCTGGCGCAAGTCGCCGGTCACGTGTTGAACAGCATTTTCATCGACGCGCTCGAGGTCGATCTCGAGCGCATGCAACGCATCAACAAGACCATCAGCTTTATCCCGGAGTCGCAGCGCAAAGAGAGCGGGGTGCTGTTGCGCCATGTTGATGTATTGGTGGTGTCGCCGAGCGAAGATCCGGAGCGCATCGCCGCGCGCTTCGCCAAGTTCTTGCCGCGGCCGGTGCGCTTTCTGTTTCGTGGCCTCGGCGCCTACAACCGCGGCGGTTCTAACTTGATTAGCTATTTGCTGTTCGAAAAGCCCTACTGCCAAGCGTTGATCGGTCTCGGCTATGCCGATGCGATGGTGCGGCGTAAGGAGATTCTCGAATTTTTGGGAGTCGAAGCTCAGTGA
- a CDS encoding TetR family transcriptional regulator produces the protein MARRTKEEALATRNGILDTAEQVFLKKGVSRTSLNDIADAAGVTRGAIYWHFKNKADLFDAMMKRVSLPMEEMAARASRADIDDPLTFVRACALTVLERLTTDPQCQRVFEICCHKIEYVDEMEQLRERHIECRRQCLTHIERGLRNAAGKGLLAPSVQPRLAAVGLHALVDGLIMNWVLDPKQLPLAKWATPLIDGYMDGLRAISGRRRSTTVHRLKTATAAARKRRA, from the coding sequence ATGGCGCGACGTACGAAAGAAGAGGCGTTGGCAACCCGCAACGGCATCCTCGACACCGCCGAACAGGTTTTTTTGAAAAAAGGCGTGTCGCGCACGTCGCTCAACGACATCGCTGACGCCGCTGGCGTTACCCGTGGCGCCATTTATTGGCATTTCAAAAATAAGGCCGACTTGTTCGATGCAATGATGAAGCGCGTGTCGTTGCCGATGGAAGAAATGGCGGCGCGCGCCAGCCGCGCCGATATCGACGACCCGCTCACGTTCGTGCGCGCCTGCGCATTGACGGTACTCGAGCGACTCACGACCGATCCGCAGTGTCAGCGCGTGTTCGAAATTTGTTGTCACAAAATCGAATATGTCGACGAGATGGAGCAGCTGCGTGAGCGCCACATCGAATGCCGCCGGCAGTGTCTCACGCATATCGAGCGGGGCCTGCGCAATGCTGCCGGTAAAGGATTGTTGGCGCCGTCGGTTCAGCCGCGATTGGCGGCGGTCGGGCTGCATGCATTGGTCGACGGTTTAATCATGAACTGGGTGCTCGATCCGAAGCAGTTGCCGCTGGCGAAATGGGCAACACCGTTGATCGATGGTTATATGGACGGATTGCGCGCCATCAGCGGCCGGCGGCGATCGACTACGGTACATCGTCTGAAAACCGCAACTGCCGCTGCCCGTAAACGCCGCGCTTAG
- a CDS encoding DUF2905 domain-containing protein, with translation MARTFIVIGVLLVAIGLAWPWLSKLGLFRLPGDIVIERENFRFYFPVTTMIIVSAVISVVLWLFRKW, from the coding sequence ATGGCACGCACTTTTATCGTTATCGGTGTCCTACTAGTGGCCATCGGCCTTGCTTGGCCATGGCTCAGTAAGCTCGGGTTGTTTCGTCTGCCGGGCGATATCGTTATCGAGCGGGAAAATTTCCGATTTTATTTTCCGGTTACGACGATGATCATCGTTAGTGCGGTGATTTCGGTGGTGCTTTGGTTGTTTCGTAAGTGGTAG
- a CDS encoding cell division protein ZapE: MSAADETALDVRTFYRRTLERRGFVADVAQQRAVERLQQLYDQLVDFKQKRHSRLRWLMPRPVLPRGIYLWGGVGRGKSFLMDSFYACVPFVRKQRVHFHHFMRDVHRELDTLKGEPDRLDLLAQRIAERFRLICFDEMHVNDVADAMILGRLLRRTMDLGVVYCMTSNYAPDGLYKDGLQRDDFLPTIALLKQRLDVVEVDNGVDYRRRALAQLSTYHVPADVKAEAALTTAFERLAETEEETGALEIEGRSISYRRRAGSVVWFDFDKICGWGRSQLDYLEIAQEFRTVILSHVPRFGPERAEEARRFTLLVDVLYEHGVKLLISADTAPEQLLKKDEVAKTPQARAMIFEFDRTASRLIEMQSREYLDQLRR; the protein is encoded by the coding sequence ATGTCTGCCGCCGACGAGACCGCGCTCGATGTGCGCACGTTCTACCGCCGCACGCTCGAGCGCCGTGGTTTTGTCGCCGACGTCGCGCAACAGCGGGCGGTCGAGCGATTACAGCAGCTCTACGATCAGCTGGTCGATTTCAAACAGAAACGGCACTCGCGCCTGCGCTGGTTGATGCCGCGGCCGGTGTTGCCGCGTGGCATTTATTTGTGGGGCGGTGTCGGTCGCGGTAAGAGCTTTCTCATGGATAGCTTCTACGCGTGTGTGCCGTTCGTGCGCAAACAGCGAGTGCACTTTCACCACTTCATGCGCGACGTGCACCGCGAGCTCGATACGCTCAAGGGCGAGCCCGATCGTCTCGATCTGTTGGCGCAACGCATTGCCGAGCGTTTTCGTTTGATTTGTTTCGACGAAATGCACGTGAACGATGTCGCCGACGCCATGATTCTCGGCCGGTTGCTGCGGCGGACGATGGACCTCGGCGTGGTTTATTGCATGACCTCGAACTATGCGCCCGACGGTTTATATAAAGATGGGCTGCAGCGCGATGACTTCTTGCCGACCATCGCCTTGCTCAAGCAACGGCTCGATGTGGTCGAAGTCGACAATGGCGTCGATTATCGGCGCCGGGCACTGGCGCAGTTGTCGACGTATCACGTGCCGGCTGATGTCAAGGCAGAAGCGGCGCTAACCACCGCGTTCGAGCGTCTGGCCGAGACCGAGGAAGAGACCGGCGCGCTCGAGATCGAAGGCCGAAGCATCAGTTACCGGCGCCGTGCCGGTAGTGTTGTCTGGTTCGACTTCGACAAAATCTGCGGATGGGGCCGATCGCAGCTCGATTATCTCGAGATTGCCCAAGAGTTTCGCACCGTTATTTTGTCGCACGTGCCGCGGTTCGGTCCCGAACGCGCCGAAGAGGCGCGCCGTTTCACGTTATTAGTCGATGTGCTCTACGAGCATGGCGTAAAATTGTTGATATCGGCCGATACCGCGCCGGAGCAGTTGTTGAAGAAGGACGAGGTAGCGAAGACACCACAGGCGCGGGCGATGATCTTCGAGTTCGACCGCACCGCCAGCCGTTTGATCGAAATGCAGTCGCGCGAATATTTGGATCAACTACGCCGCTAA
- a CDS encoding EAL domain-containing protein — MLTRFVALLRQSLGHPLVPVFVLIMAAVALTTFLVMLDAQHRLIEHEATQIAEVVARQALAARSVYTSAVADKLTRDGFGPDIASHQKRGHVPLPAQFLKLVGQEASIKSGGMFRYRPLSKWNLEPAQGLTDVFQRWAWIELERQDRPDPDGPIDWRAAWRIEEMNGVRTLRYMRADPAASRTCVDCHNSYEARADTAVVRISNGVAPGKQWKQHQLLGAIEVDIPVDRVEEIATAYARRTLALVVGISLIGLSIAAWYAFEDIRRKQVLAAEFERQARFDSLTGLANRLQFQERAREALLRAWRDGAKVGLLFVDLDRFKRINDSLGHELGDTVLRQVAQRLTESLREVDVVARHSGDEFTVLLHGNADSLDLASVARKLLETVGLPLQVDNHELFLSASVGISCFPRDGQDIETLVKNADIAMYRAKESGRNNFQFFSADMNTRALETLSISNRLRQAIERDQLLLYYQPRIDVHSSAITGVEAMLRWQHPELGMLEPLRFIQLAEDTGMIAAIGHWVLTAACRQMRRWDDAGVPPVRVAVNLSTRQFQASDLVEMVTTILQESGLEPTRLELEITESVLMQQPEAAEVVLRRLSDMGITLAIDDFGTGYSSLSYLKRFPIDYLKIDKSFIDGLPDDSNDRVITGAIMALARNLNVKAVAEGVETIDQYAFLAAHGCEEVQGYLMARPAPAEQIEPMLRAGRLIV, encoded by the coding sequence GTGCTAACTCGGTTCGTTGCGCTTTTGCGCCAGAGCCTCGGGCATCCATTGGTGCCCGTGTTCGTGTTGATCATGGCGGCGGTAGCGCTCACGACTTTTCTCGTCATGTTGGATGCCCAACACCGGCTCATCGAGCACGAGGCGACCCAGATCGCTGAAGTGGTCGCGCGGCAGGCGCTAGCGGCGCGCAGCGTGTATACGTCGGCGGTCGCCGACAAGCTTACGCGCGACGGCTTTGGACCCGATATTGCGTCACACCAAAAACGCGGACATGTGCCGTTGCCGGCGCAGTTTTTGAAATTGGTTGGGCAAGAGGCGTCGATCAAGAGCGGAGGCATGTTCCGCTATCGGCCGCTCAGTAAATGGAATCTCGAGCCGGCGCAGGGATTGACCGATGTGTTTCAACGTTGGGCCTGGATCGAGCTCGAGCGCCAAGACCGGCCCGATCCCGACGGCCCGATCGATTGGCGTGCCGCTTGGCGCATCGAAGAGATGAATGGCGTACGCACGCTGCGCTACATGCGTGCCGATCCGGCCGCCAGTCGGACCTGCGTCGATTGCCACAACTCCTATGAAGCGCGCGCTGACACCGCCGTCGTTCGTATCAGCAACGGCGTCGCCCCCGGCAAGCAGTGGAAACAACATCAGCTGCTGGGCGCTATCGAAGTCGACATCCCGGTCGATCGGGTCGAAGAGATCGCCACCGCGTATGCGCGTCGCACGTTGGCGTTGGTCGTCGGCATCTCGCTGATCGGCCTGTCGATCGCTGCTTGGTACGCGTTCGAAGACATCCGTCGCAAGCAAGTGTTGGCCGCGGAGTTCGAGCGGCAGGCGCGATTCGATAGCCTGACCGGTCTCGCCAACCGCCTGCAATTCCAAGAGCGAGCACGCGAAGCGTTGTTGCGCGCTTGGCGCGACGGCGCGAAGGTCGGTTTATTGTTTGTCGATCTCGATCGCTTCAAACGCATCAACGATTCGCTCGGTCATGAGCTGGGCGACACCGTGTTGCGGCAGGTGGCGCAGCGCCTGACCGAGTCGTTGCGCGAAGTCGATGTGGTCGCGCGTCACAGCGGCGATGAATTTACCGTGCTGCTGCATGGCAACGCCGACTCGCTCGATCTGGCGAGCGTCGCCCGCAAATTGCTCGAGACCGTGGGTCTACCGTTGCAGGTCGACAACCACGAGCTGTTCCTCTCTGCCAGCGTTGGCATCAGCTGCTTCCCGCGCGACGGTCAGGATATCGAGACGCTGGTAAAGAACGCCGATATCGCCATGTACCGCGCCAAGGAGTCAGGCCGCAACAATTTCCAGTTCTTCTCGGCCGACATGAATACGCGTGCGCTCGAGACCTTGTCGATCAGCAACCGCCTGCGGCAGGCGATCGAGCGCGATCAATTGTTGCTCTATTACCAGCCGCGCATCGATGTCCATTCCAGCGCCATCACCGGTGTCGAAGCGATGTTGCGTTGGCAGCATCCGGAGCTCGGTATGCTCGAACCGTTGCGCTTCATTCAATTGGCGGAAGACACCGGCATGATCGCCGCCATCGGTCATTGGGTGCTGACGGCGGCTTGCCGGCAAATGCGGCGCTGGGACGACGCCGGCGTGCCGCCGGTCCGGGTCGCCGTGAATTTGTCGACGCGGCAATTTCAGGCGAGCGATCTGGTGGAAATGGTGACGACCATCCTGCAGGAAAGTGGCCTCGAACCCACCCGGCTGGAGCTCGAAATCACCGAGAGCGTACTGATGCAGCAGCCGGAGGCGGCCGAAGTCGTGCTGCGGCGTTTGAGCGATATGGGCATCACGCTGGCAATCGACGATTTCGGCACCGGCTATTCGTCGCTGTCGTATCTCAAGCGCTTTCCGATCGATTATTTAAAGATCGACAAGAGCTTCATCGACGGCCTGCCGGACGACAGCAACGACCGCGTGATCACCGGCGCGATCATGGCGTTGGCGCGCAATCTGAATGTGAAAGCGGTGGCGGAGGGTGTGGAGACTATCGATCAGTACGCGTTCCTGGCGGCGCATGGGTGTGAAGAAGTGCAGGGTTATTTGATGGCACGCCCGGCACCGGCGGAACAGATCGAGCCGATGCTGCGCGCCGGTCGCCTGATTGTTTGA
- a CDS encoding efflux RND transporter periplasmic adaptor subunit, with amino-acid sequence MAMPPPDVSVITIAPKDLPITFEYVGQTEGSREVEVRARVTGILLKRNYREGSAVDAGQSLFTIDPAPLEAALARAEADVASAEARLTQTTRNAERFKPLFEAKAVSQKEYDDTISAEAVAAADVKSARARLTEAKLNLEYTKVESPIAGIAGRAQRSEGNYVTGPDVLLTTVSQIHPIHVLFGISDQERMKLNREVEAKRLVLPKNGQFEVSVKLTEGAAYDKTGKLTFADVRISDTTGTSEARAEIPNPKGLLRPGQFVRVVLQGAHRPNAVLVPQRAVLEGPQGKFVYVASADNKAESRPVEVGDWYGNDWIIIAGLKPGDKVIVDGVMKIGPGAPVHITDPNAPKEGGAAPAAPANPTTAETPPAKS; translated from the coding sequence ATGGCCATGCCGCCGCCGGACGTGTCGGTGATTACGATAGCGCCGAAAGATCTGCCAATTACATTCGAATATGTTGGTCAAACCGAAGGCTCACGCGAAGTCGAAGTGCGCGCCCGCGTTACCGGTATTTTGTTGAAGCGCAATTATCGCGAAGGTTCGGCAGTCGATGCCGGGCAATCGCTGTTCACCATCGATCCGGCGCCGCTCGAAGCGGCGCTAGCGCGCGCCGAAGCCGACGTCGCTTCGGCCGAGGCGCGGCTGACGCAAACCACGCGCAATGCCGAGCGCTTCAAGCCGCTGTTCGAAGCGAAAGCCGTCAGTCAAAAAGAATACGACGATACGATATCGGCTGAAGCGGTCGCCGCCGCCGACGTAAAGTCGGCGCGCGCACGATTGACCGAGGCCAAACTCAATCTCGAATACACAAAAGTCGAATCGCCGATCGCCGGCATCGCCGGGCGCGCGCAGCGCTCGGAAGGTAACTACGTGACCGGCCCGGACGTGTTGCTCACGACCGTATCGCAGATTCATCCGATCCACGTGTTGTTCGGCATCTCCGATCAGGAGCGCATGAAGCTCAATCGCGAGGTCGAAGCCAAACGCTTGGTGTTGCCGAAAAACGGTCAGTTCGAAGTCAGCGTGAAGCTGACGGAAGGCGCGGCCTACGACAAAACCGGCAAGCTCACATTCGCCGACGTGCGCATTTCCGATACCACCGGCACCAGTGAAGCACGCGCCGAAATACCGAATCCCAAAGGCCTGCTGCGACCGGGTCAGTTCGTCCGCGTAGTCCTGCAAGGCGCGCACCGCCCGAACGCCGTTCTCGTACCGCAACGAGCGGTCCTCGAAGGGCCCCAAGGCAAGTTCGTCTACGTCGCCAGCGCCGATAACAAGGCCGAGTCACGGCCGGTCGAGGTCGGCGATTGGTACGGCAACGATTGGATCATTATCGCCGGCCTGAAACCGGGCGACAAAGTCATCGTCGACGGTGTCATGAAGATCGGCCCGGGCGCACCGGTGCATATCACCGACCCGAATGCCCCCAAGGAAGGCGGCGCCGCCCCGGCAGCGCCGGCAAACCCAACGACGGCGGAAACGCCGCCTGCTAAGAGCTAA